The DNA segment TGCGCTCTCGTAGGATACGATTGCGCCGGGGAGGGGTTGAATATaacctctctctccctcacggACATAGGAGGCTGCAGCCTGGAGGAACTGGAGCCCAATACAGAAGAAGTCTATGTGCAACTACTCCAATTAAATGAGTTTGACCACACTCAGGCGATtcaatgcaaaattgaaatcgaCCGGACCATTTACTACTGCGGGATGCATTCCCACGTGTCGGTAGTACATAATGGAAGACGCGAGTACATCAGGGAAACATCTGCCAGCACCTGCAAGAAACTGATGGAAACGGGATCGATCTTCCTGGGAAACAACGCACTGTTCACGGGAATTAAACCGAACTCCACCACGTCTCATAGCATCACCTTCGCCGGAACAATCGGGACGGACGGGCGATGCACAGGCACACAATTCAGTGACCCATACGGAACCTGGGACAATGCTGTAGTTCAAGCAACGGTCAAGATAACCACCAGAAGCTTCCAGATCCCCATCAAACACTCTTCTAACGAAGTAGTCTTGCCATCGGGAGTTCGTTGCAAATCCTCAGACGGGGAGTGTCGCGACGCCGATGGAACGGAAACGTACTGGACGGTGGTACCCAGCGATAGCTGCCATTTTAACCATTACGACGCCTTGTACGAAGGAACGGCGTACAAATTAACAGCGAAGCCAGGGCGAGAGGAGACCCCAACCATATACACAGTAACAACCAAGGAGACAACGTTCGCTCTGGCCAGAACCACAGATTTCAATCTCTGTGGGTACCGGATCATCCAAACGGAGCATCCGAAATTATTCATCCTGGAAACCCAGAGGGGACGCACCTTCAAAACACGAGCTAAAGTGTCGGTCGATAACTTAGATATTTTCACGTACGTGAACTCAAAATTCATCTACGTAGAAAAACACTTGAAGACTCAACTTACCCAGCTGTATCGGGACATCATGGAACAGAAATGCGCCCTCGAGAAACAGATTCTCGAGAATGCGCTCTCCCTTTCCAGCATCGCACCCGACGAGATGGCATTCCGCATAATGAGGGCACCTGGATACACAGCCGTTACAGCCGGGGAGGTTATCTACATCATTAAATGTGTACCAGTGGAATGTCGAGTCCGCCAAACTGAACATTGTTACAACGAGCTGCCGGTAACACATACCAATGCCTCGTACTTTCTATCGCCAAGGTCAAGGATTCTCCTCAAGGGAGGAACGATGAAGGACTGTAACGAGCTGCTTCCTTCCATGTTCAGGATGCACGACTCATGGTACCGAATGATGCCACGTCCAGTGGAAGCACTCCCGCCGCCAACTATCAAACCCTTGACGAAACCAAAATGGAAATACGTAAGCCCGTCAACTCTAGCCACAAGCGGCATATACTCATCAGAGGACTTGGACCGGCTACGGAACCACATTATGTTCCCAGTCGAAAAACCATCGATGGTAAACACCTTGGTACAAGGAGCAATGGGACAATCGATCCCAGCAGGAAGCGTGTCCCTCTACAACATGCTAGATGAAAAATCCCTAGCAAAAATAGCGGAAAACACGGCAGGCCGCCTCTGGAAAGGTTCACCTTCGGATCGGCCAGCGCAGGTGTACTCGCCATTCTCCTCATGATACGATTGGCAAAACTGGTGGTCGACTCCGTCATTCGCGGATACGCGCTTCACTCTATTTACGGGTGGAGCCTGCACCTCCTGGGAGCTATCTGGAGTTCCATCACTCACCTCCTCTTGTACCTAGGCGCACGGGGAGTTACCAAGGACGACGAAACGACGGACCCGGAGGCACCAAAGACGGAGATGCAACCGCTACGACAGAAAGAACAAAGCAGCAACCACGAACACAACAGCAAGGTGCTTGGTGAGAAAAAAACCATGATGACAAAAGACTATGGCGaacttaacaaatatttgcataagCTAGATGATAAGGATACTAAGAATATAGGAAATTAACCATGCGATGTCAAATCCACCATAACATTTACGGAAAATGTTGGAACAGGAACGTCCAACATTTCTTCTATGAGGGGAGGTGTCACGTCCACCGctaccgcagaattaaaaattcctttttacaataacaatctccagcgttagactatatatagtaataattgcgagcgctagatcataaggaaaaacacttgaacaaatcccaacgccattggccaagtatttgcactagttcgaaaatagaccaatcagaagctgttacatatcactaacactattggacaaaacttgggaattgggcaagttcctagagtaaggtttggacaagttactaaatcctagttcggaactagacccatcagacgacgctagttgtaactaacgtcaccagccctagttcctagttacaactcggaacgccacccgacggaactagacaacacaaatctccggactatatactcggaacatccgccgcgatcgctctcttgtgcagcagccgtcgtcgaggtaacacctccaaaccttcctcgcatcccttcgggtctagtgttagattctattttcattattaacctcaaagttttagcgcgaatcaacctacaaccaagttccatttattcaaccattattatatcgactactatcattactattatttgtaactaataattaagcgtttatagatatcgctacattatcgtagattcttttatatttttcataacgtatgtaaactcgacttctcctttcgagagtattcaattatacatattaataattgtaatcactgtttatttaattttctcatccattcttcccatttccttcagcgaacgtagtaataaataaggtGTGCGCGTTTCAAAATACGAAGTTGTGGTAACGGCTTTTTCAACACCATACGGCCACTACGAATTTAAGCGAATGCCCTGGCTCAAAAATGCGCCGGCGACGTCAGCACATGAATCTAGTACTGGAGGCCTACAGGGATCGAAGCATTCTCTACCTGGACGATATTGTCATTTACTCCTGTTCGTTACAGGAACATTTTGTAAAACCGTAAACTAGCAGATAAGTTACGCAGGGTTGCAACTAACCCGACAAGTGCGAATTCCTTCGCAGAGAGGTTACATACCTCGGACATGTAATTGGTGAGTCAGGAGTAAAACCGGACCCGAAAAGATAGAGCCGTCAGAACTTCCGAGACCATGCAATGCGAAAAATCAAACACCTGGGCCTAGCGGTGTATTACCGTCGTTTCATTCCtaacttttcaaaaatataacgCTCAGACTCCAGGATAACAGCATGATCTGAATTGCAGACACGCAGCATATACGAACGCTTCTCGAACATCCTTAACAGTACCCTGACTTCACGAAACCTTTGTCGTCACCACCGATGCATCGGGGTACTATAGGCGGAATGAGTCAGGAGCAAGGAAAGGACTTACCGATAGCTTACACTTCGCGTCTATTGAATACAGCCGAACAAAACTATTCTACAATCGAAAAGGAACTGCTCGCTATTGTTTACAGCGTCAATTACTTTAGACCTTATGTATATGGCCGTAAGTTCACTCTGGTAACCGATCATAGGCGCTAGTTGCTGCATTCCGTTAAAGACCCTACTTCAAGGCTCGTTCGATGGCGGTGAAACTCCGAGTACGAGTATGAAGTTTATAAAGCTGGAAGGATAACGCAACGCAGATGCTCTCTAGGAACCCGACCACCCAAAGGTTCTCCCTCCTCCGTATCCGAGAACTCCGATAATTCACTATTCCATGCCCTTCTCCTCCAACGTTCCAGACCGACGAGACGCAGGAACAACCCGAAACCGAACCGACAGTATAGGAACGAAATCGTTTCCTCCAGGAAACCGACAGCGACAGCGAAAGTGAGGAGACGGCCCAATCTTTGATCCCATCGACGTACCTTTTCAACCAAATAGAGCCAGACTCATCGAAGTCCGAGATAACCTAACCACCagaaaagataatattgtaatcttCATAACTCAGCAGATCAACGCGAAGGCGCGCGTAAATTGAAGGAAACCAATAAACTACCCGAGATAAAGGACGGAACGTTAGGACGAgcaaaagtaacgaaaatCGGAGGCAAATACCTAATCGCATTGGTCATCAAAGATCGCGTATCAGCTATAACCCAGGTAGAAACCATAAAAGAGGCTACATTCGCTGTTAGACGTAACGAtggaattaaatttacaaactgTCCATTTCTAAGGGGATATTGAATCTGTGCCATGGAAAACGTTGCATAAACATCTAAAGAACGTGTTCTGCGACTCGCCTACCAGAATTATTGTTTCCGAATCAAATCACAGAGCCAGCCGACTCAGATAAAGCGCGCATCATCGCAGAAAATCACTCGACCGCGATAGGAGGACATAAAGGAGTGACAAAAAcgtataatcgaattaaatataaatactttgcCTCGCCTGAAGAAGAGACGTACAGGAATTCATCCGGGACTGTAGAGACTGTCAACTTAAAAGAAACTGGTACGAGTAAAACCCGTCAGCCCATGATATTGAGACACCCCTGGTAACgcgttcgataaaatatctatggATATTATGGTCCACTCCGGTCACCAGGACAGGAAACAGTTACATCCTCACAATCCAGGATCTGCTCACTAAATACTCCCTTGCCATCCCCTAAAACACGCAAGCTGTTGATATAGCCGAAGCTTTCGTAAGCGAATTCGTATGCATCTATGGGCCCGCAAGCGCTCTTGACCGATCAAGGCACGAATTTCGTTAGTAGCCTCATGCGCAACATTGCGCGCAAGTTCCGATTACTCAATCAAGACGACGCGTACCGTCCGCAATCGAACGGGTCTATAGAACGGTCGCACCACGTTCTCTGGGTACCCAAAACAATTTACCATAAGAA comes from the Ooceraea biroi isolate clonal line C1 unplaced genomic scaffold, Obir_v5.4 UnassembledTig109, whole genome shotgun sequence genome and includes:
- the LOC113563473 gene encoding uncharacterized protein LOC113563473 gives rise to the protein MRRRRQHMNLVLEAYRDRSILYLDDIVIYSCSLQEHFYPDFTKPLSSPPMHRGTIGGMSQEQGKDLPIAYTSRLLNTAEQNYSTIEKELLAIVYSVNYFRPYVYGHQREGARKLKETNKLPEIKDGTLGRAKVTKIGGKYLIALVIKDRVSAITQVETIKEATFAVRQLLFPNQITEPADSDKARIIAENHSTAIGGHKGVTKTYNRIKYKYFASPEEETYRNSSGTVETVNLKETGTSKTRQPMILRHPW